In Polynucleobacter sp. TUM22923, one genomic interval encodes:
- the ybgF gene encoding tol-pal system protein YbgF, with translation MHSLQLFSDSVNKTLSRAFCLGAATVCLSLSSNAWALFADDDARKAILDLRKTLATTQLDLQNQIEKLKADNSELRGKVENLEKQGEDITSSQKTYYQDLDNRLGNFEPRTETIEGVTGTVQPSEKKAYDEALGYFKAGNLKKADDSFSAFVKRYPKSPYLPLALFWTGNSKYANKDYTGSIAQLQGLINRFPNHPRIPAAMTTLANAQLESGSKTAAKKTANDIISKYPDTDAAKNAQQLIAATK, from the coding sequence ATGCACTCGTTGCAGCTGTTTTCTGACTCAGTAAACAAGACGCTCTCACGAGCGTTTTGTTTAGGTGCTGCCACCGTTTGTCTAAGCCTATCGAGCAATGCTTGGGCTTTGTTTGCAGATGATGATGCACGTAAGGCTATTTTGGATTTACGCAAAACGCTTGCCACCACTCAGCTAGATTTACAAAATCAAATTGAGAAACTGAAAGCAGATAATTCAGAATTGCGCGGCAAGGTAGAAAACCTTGAAAAACAAGGCGAAGATATTACTTCAAGCCAAAAGACCTACTACCAAGATTTAGATAATCGCCTGGGTAATTTTGAGCCTCGTACAGAAACGATTGAAGGTGTTACAGGTACCGTACAACCGAGTGAGAAAAAAGCCTACGACGAAGCCTTGGGTTATTTCAAGGCAGGTAATTTAAAAAAAGCAGATGACAGTTTTTCTGCTTTTGTGAAGCGCTATCCTAAGAGCCCCTATTTGCCGCTAGCCCTCTTTTGGACTGGTAACAGCAAATACGCTAACAAAGACTACACAGGCTCTATTGCACAGCTACAGGGACTGATTAATCGCTTCCCAAATCATCCTCGCATTCCAGCAGCGATGACCACGCTTGCTAATGCCCAGCTAGAGAGTGGCAGCAAGACAGCCGCCAAGAAAACCGCAAATGACATCATCAGCAAATACCCCGATACTGATGCTGCAAAAAATGCACAGCAGTTGATTGCCGCTACAAAGTAA
- the pal gene encoding peptidoglycan-associated lipoprotein Pal produces MQTSITRRIATLTLVGAAALLMAACSSVKLDDVDGANSGGGSGNFGSQPWNDPSSPLFQRSVYFDLNEYTVQTKYQKQLSAHASFLKANAKQKIIIQGNTDERGTAEYNLALGQRRSDAVRKSLSLMGVSDEQMEAVSFGKEKPKAEGDNDAAWAENRRADIVYITN; encoded by the coding sequence ATGCAAACTTCAATCACCCGCCGTATCGCCACCCTCACTCTTGTAGGTGCTGCAGCCCTGTTAATGGCCGCTTGCTCCAGTGTTAAGTTAGATGACGTGGATGGTGCTAACAGTGGCGGTGGCAGCGGTAACTTTGGCTCACAGCCATGGAATGACCCTAGCAGCCCACTGTTCCAACGTAGTGTTTATTTTGATTTAAATGAATACACCGTTCAAACGAAATATCAAAAACAATTATCTGCACATGCCAGCTTTCTTAAGGCCAATGCAAAACAAAAGATCATTATTCAAGGCAACACCGATGAGCGTGGTACTGCAGAGTACAACTTAGCACTCGGTCAGCGTCGTTCTGATGCTGTTCGTAAGTCTTTGAGCTTGATGGGCGTTTCTGATGAGCAAATGGAAGCCGTCAGCTTTGGTAAAGAAAAACCTAAAGCAGAAGGCGATAATGATGCAGCCTGGGCAGAAAATCGCCGCGCTGACATTGTTTACATTACCAACTAA
- the tolB gene encoding Tol-Pal system beta propeller repeat protein TolB: MTPSTARSVVKHLLLFVTLGLSAISLPSLAQMSIEITGVGQSLYPVAVMRFKDENKLPISVTDIVRQDLARSGYFKNTENGNASESDEGTPNFKSWATRGADALVVGSVVQTGTTQFEIRYKLFDVRKSLSLGGLDLNSSADNLRAVGHKIADDIIFKLLGERGIFSTRLSYVIKEGKRYRLVISDADGQNIRNAMTSGEPIISPSWSPDGKKVAYVSFEDRKPVIYVHELATGRRIPLSNQKGNNSAPAWSPDGKKLAISLSKDGNTQVYSINADGSGLQRLTTGRTIDTEPQYSADGRYIYFTSDRGGNPQIYRMSAQGEQAEGAKRVTYKQGFVTSPRISPDGKYLAYIANIGGAFRLYILNLATGDSQALTESSTDESPSFAANGRYVLYSTKVGGKRVLAAVSVDGNSKQVLTIPGSDVRQPSWGPFMD; encoded by the coding sequence ATGACCCCATCTACCGCACGCTCAGTTGTAAAACATTTATTACTTTTTGTGACCTTAGGTTTAAGCGCCATTAGTCTTCCGAGTCTTGCGCAAATGAGTATTGAGATTACTGGCGTAGGACAGTCACTCTATCCTGTAGCCGTCATGCGCTTTAAAGATGAAAACAAATTACCCATCAGTGTTACTGACATTGTTCGGCAGGATTTAGCGCGTAGTGGCTACTTTAAAAATACAGAAAATGGCAATGCCAGCGAAAGTGATGAAGGCACTCCTAACTTTAAATCTTGGGCGACCCGTGGAGCTGATGCCCTGGTAGTAGGCTCTGTTGTCCAAACCGGCACAACCCAGTTTGAAATTCGTTATAAATTATTTGATGTCCGCAAATCCTTGAGTTTAGGGGGCCTTGACCTGAACTCCAGCGCAGATAATTTGCGTGCGGTAGGGCATAAGATTGCCGATGACATCATTTTTAAATTACTGGGTGAACGTGGCATCTTCTCCACGCGATTGTCTTATGTCATCAAAGAAGGTAAGCGCTATCGCCTGGTGATTTCTGATGCAGATGGTCAAAACATTCGCAATGCCATGACTAGTGGTGAGCCTATCATCTCGCCATCATGGTCGCCTGACGGCAAAAAAGTGGCGTACGTTTCTTTTGAAGATCGCAAGCCGGTCATTTATGTACACGAACTAGCAACCGGTCGTCGTATTCCCCTATCTAATCAAAAGGGTAATAACAGTGCACCAGCTTGGTCGCCAGACGGCAAAAAGCTAGCCATCTCCTTATCTAAAGACGGCAATACTCAGGTCTACAGTATTAATGCAGACGGTAGTGGCTTACAACGCTTAACTACTGGCCGCACGATTGATACAGAGCCACAGTATTCGGCGGATGGACGTTATATTTATTTCACGAGTGATCGCGGTGGCAATCCCCAAATCTATCGAATGAGTGCGCAAGGTGAGCAAGCCGAGGGGGCAAAACGCGTTACCTACAAACAAGGCTTTGTGACCTCCCCGCGTATTTCACCAGACGGTAAATATTTGGCCTATATCGCCAATATTGGCGGGGCATTTCGGCTTTATATCCTCAATTTGGCTACCGGCGATTCACAAGCCCTTACCGAAAGCAGTACGGATGAGTCCCCTTCCTTTGCTGCCAATGGGCGCTATGTTCTCTATTCCACCAAAGTGGGCGGTAAGCGCGTCTTAGCAGCGGTATCTGTAGACGGCAATTCCAAGCAGGTACTCACTATCCCTGGATCGGATGTCCGTCAGCCATCATGGGGGCCGTTTATGGACTAA
- a CDS encoding cell envelope integrity protein TolA — protein sequence MTSAHIGHSPFSIHRGNDGGKDGGKNRNGNRSRGSLTKAEGTKRAFSFSLAAHLGLVAFLVIGISWNNSTPSGVEVELWDATPQIEATIAPEVKTEIKEEAADIAIKKKLLEKEPPKKVAAKEVAKEAPKPVKPLPPKEIKKEEAKKVEPAKKVEPTTKPAELTPAQIKANAQADKRREANIASLRGLAANDGGTGGSVGSGVGGGGNAPPGWSDKVIKKVRANITFNADAFKGNKQTIIQVKLAPDGAILTRLMTSSSGDNAWDQAVLSAIDATQSLPKDDNGLFPTLTPELKLKPK from the coding sequence ATGACCAGCGCACATATCGGGCACTCGCCGTTCTCCATCCATCGAGGGAACGATGGGGGTAAGGACGGGGGCAAAAACAGAAACGGAAACAGAAGCAGAGGCAGCCTCACTAAAGCAGAAGGCACTAAGCGTGCTTTTAGTTTCTCTTTAGCTGCGCACTTAGGCTTAGTTGCTTTTTTGGTCATCGGCATTAGCTGGAATAACTCCACCCCATCCGGGGTTGAAGTCGAACTGTGGGATGCTACGCCGCAAATAGAAGCGACGATTGCACCGGAAGTGAAAACAGAAATAAAAGAAGAGGCCGCTGACATCGCGATCAAGAAAAAACTGCTTGAGAAAGAACCCCCTAAAAAGGTAGCAGCAAAAGAAGTTGCTAAAGAGGCGCCAAAGCCGGTCAAGCCATTGCCACCAAAAGAAATTAAAAAAGAAGAGGCTAAGAAGGTAGAGCCCGCTAAAAAAGTAGAGCCCACTACTAAACCAGCAGAGTTAACACCAGCACAAATAAAAGCCAATGCTCAGGCTGATAAAAGGCGTGAAGCCAATATTGCTAGCTTACGAGGCTTAGCTGCGAACGATGGCGGTACTGGTGGATCTGTTGGTAGCGGTGTTGGTGGTGGCGGTAACGCCCCTCCAGGCTGGAGTGATAAGGTGATAAAGAAGGTACGAGCAAACATTACGTTTAATGCCGATGCATTTAAAGGCAACAAGCAAACCATCATTCAGGTGAAACTAGCTCCTGATGGGGCTATATTGACTAGATTGATGACCTCCAGTAGCGGTGACAATGCTTGGGACCAAGCTGTACTGAGCGCCATTGATGCTACCCAAAGTCTACCCAAGGATGACAATGGCTTATTTCCGACACTGACACCTGAACTTAAACTCAAACCAAAGTAA
- the tolR gene encoding protein TolR: MAGSLRKSSKRRAMSDINVVPYIDVMLVLLVIFMVTAPMVNPGVVNLPTVGGAKVQSLPPVFLSIDANENVIVRKDGEPVQTLNKFELGAFARSQAEKSAEQPVVLAADKSIKYEVVMEVMSKLKENGVKRVGLAVKSQ; this comes from the coding sequence ATGGCTGGCTCACTCAGAAAATCCTCTAAACGTCGGGCGATGTCCGACATCAACGTAGTGCCTTACATCGATGTGATGTTGGTGCTGCTGGTGATCTTTATGGTCACCGCGCCAATGGTCAATCCTGGCGTTGTTAATTTACCTACTGTTGGTGGCGCTAAGGTGCAATCCTTGCCGCCCGTATTTTTATCCATTGACGCTAATGAAAACGTCATCGTGCGCAAAGATGGTGAGCCTGTGCAAACCTTAAATAAATTTGAGCTCGGGGCTTTTGCGCGTTCACAAGCAGAAAAGTCTGCTGAACAACCTGTGGTCTTAGCCGCTGACAAATCTATTAAATATGAAGTAGTGATGGAAGTGATGTCTAAGCTAAAAGAAAACGGTGTCAAGCGTGTTGGTCTTGCTGTAAAGAGTCAGTAG
- the tolQ gene encoding protein TolQ, with product MTSTQDLSFLSLVLNASLLVQLVMLLLIGMSIASWTIIFKKTAILRGVRRDTERFERDFWSGGDLNTLLDAALRNNRTDAVLEHIFEAGMQEFMKVHEIDAARRAMKATYQREMDLLEANLPFLASVGSVSPYIGLFGTVWGIMHAFRGLANVQNATLSAVAPGIAEALIATAIGLFAAIPAVVAYNRAATDVDRLAIRFETFIEEFTNILQRQASGK from the coding sequence ATGACATCTACTCAAGACCTCTCGTTTCTCTCTCTAGTCCTCAATGCCAGCCTATTAGTACAGTTGGTAATGTTGTTATTAATCGGGATGTCCATTGCGTCATGGACCATTATTTTTAAGAAAACCGCGATTCTGCGGGGTGTCAGGCGCGACACAGAACGCTTTGAGCGGGATTTTTGGTCTGGTGGTGACCTCAACACCTTGCTGGATGCCGCCTTACGCAATAACCGTACAGACGCAGTGTTAGAGCACATTTTCGAAGCCGGTATGCAGGAGTTCATGAAAGTCCATGAAATCGATGCAGCCCGCCGCGCCATGAAAGCCACCTACCAGCGTGAAATGGACTTACTGGAGGCCAACCTACCGTTTCTGGCCTCAGTAGGCTCTGTATCTCCTTATATTGGCCTGTTTGGCACTGTCTGGGGCATCATGCATGCCTTCCGTGGCCTAGCTAACGTCCAAAACGCCACCCTATCGGCTGTTGCCCCCGGTATTGCAGAGGCATTAATTGCTACTGCCATTGGTTTGTTTGCTGCGATTCCTGCGGTAGTTGCCTATAACCGTGCCGCAACCGATGTAGATCGCCTCGCCATTCGTTTTGAAACCTTTATTGAAGAATTTACCAATATCTTGCAACGTCAAGCCTCCGGTAAATAA